Proteins from one Synergistaceae bacterium genomic window:
- a CDS encoding S9 family peptidase, which yields MNEHINPHDVLNYRFLSSPRFSPDGAKIAFLVHQADLKENRYFSNLWIYNLASERATQLTSSGSEKAFCWSVDGTKILLVSERGLKDPKEKENKKKAALYSIVVEGGEALLLAQIPEPVTELWALGEDQLLLKTVADPDEPRFEDADYMIFTQIPFCSNGKGFTGQKRAALSSYAISTADLRHLSPEDMAVGQTRISTDRKRALAVGMVYKDVMPETSGVWEFNLENGAVTALLPQESFAWFCAAPFGGGVLATGTNMKHYGKNENARFYLKEETKEKLDCLTPELDRGLRSSVICDCRYGLTDMNLAFWVDSSASSPSAWFVSTDDYHARLHRLWADGSIEQVTQELRSVDDFDVRGDCAAVVGLEGLFLQELYLVENGRERRLTDFNRAMIASRELSVPEYVHLENGTPWGLDCWYMRPVGFEVGKKYPTLLHIHGGPKMTFGDVFVHEMQCWAAEGFVVLFCNPRGSDGKGNEFDDIRGKYGTIDYDDLMLFTDWAVETLPFVDKNRMGVTGGSYGGFMTNWIVGHTDRFRAAVTQRSICNWVSMTGLSDIGHYFVADQQAADVWSDVDKLWWHSPLKYADQIKTPTLVIHSDEDHRCEVSQGLQMFSALKRNGVESKICVFKGENHELSRGGRPKSRLARLQEIIKWFKEHL from the coding sequence ATGAATGAACACATCAATCCCCACGATGTCTTGAACTATCGTTTTTTGTCCTCTCCACGTTTTTCTCCAGACGGAGCGAAGATTGCTTTCTTGGTCCATCAGGCAGATCTGAAAGAAAATCGCTATTTCTCCAACCTCTGGATCTATAACCTCGCGTCGGAGAGGGCGACGCAGCTCACTTCCTCCGGATCTGAAAAAGCCTTCTGTTGGAGCGTGGACGGAACGAAAATTCTCTTAGTCAGCGAACGTGGCCTGAAAGATCCAAAAGAAAAGGAAAACAAGAAAAAAGCGGCACTCTACTCCATTGTTGTCGAGGGTGGCGAGGCTTTACTCTTAGCCCAGATACCGGAGCCGGTCACCGAGCTGTGGGCTCTGGGTGAAGACCAGCTGCTTTTGAAAACCGTCGCAGACCCCGATGAACCTCGATTTGAGGACGCGGACTACATGATCTTTACTCAGATCCCCTTCTGCTCCAACGGAAAGGGTTTCACGGGCCAGAAACGTGCGGCCCTTTCCTCCTACGCCATTTCCACGGCGGACTTGCGGCACCTCTCTCCCGAGGACATGGCCGTGGGACAGACGCGAATTTCCACTGATCGTAAACGCGCCTTGGCGGTGGGAATGGTCTACAAGGACGTGATGCCGGAGACCAGCGGTGTGTGGGAGTTCAACCTGGAAAACGGAGCCGTGACCGCCCTTTTGCCTCAGGAATCCTTCGCTTGGTTCTGTGCCGCTCCTTTTGGAGGTGGGGTTTTGGCGACGGGCACGAACATGAAACATTACGGTAAAAACGAGAACGCCCGTTTCTACCTCAAAGAAGAAACCAAGGAAAAACTCGACTGTTTAACTCCCGAACTGGACAGGGGACTGCGAAGTTCCGTCATCTGTGATTGCCGCTACGGACTCACCGACATGAACCTGGCGTTCTGGGTCGATTCCAGTGCTTCTTCCCCCAGCGCGTGGTTCGTTTCCACGGACGATTATCACGCGCGCCTCCACAGGCTTTGGGCCGATGGGAGCATTGAGCAAGTCACGCAGGAGCTTCGCAGCGTAGACGATTTCGACGTGCGAGGAGATTGCGCCGCGGTGGTGGGTTTGGAGGGGCTTTTTCTTCAGGAACTCTATCTGGTGGAAAACGGTCGAGAACGTCGCCTGACTGACTTCAACCGCGCAATGATAGCCAGTCGCGAACTCAGCGTTCCCGAGTACGTTCACCTGGAAAATGGAACACCCTGGGGACTTGACTGCTGGTATATGCGTCCCGTGGGCTTCGAGGTGGGCAAAAAATATCCGACTCTACTCCACATACACGGCGGACCTAAGATGACGTTCGGCGACGTTTTCGTCCACGAAATGCAGTGCTGGGCCGCGGAGGGCTTCGTTGTGCTATTCTGTAATCCGCGAGGCAGCGACGGCAAGGGCAATGAGTTCGACGACATCCGAGGCAAGTACGGCACCATCGACTACGACGACCTGATGCTATTCACGGATTGGGCGGTGGAGACGCTGCCTTTCGTGGACAAGAATAGGATGGGAGTGACGGGGGGCTCCTATGGAGGTTTTATGACGAACTGGATCGTGGGACACACGGACCGTTTTCGGGCGGCGGTTACCCAGCGCAGTATCTGCAACTGGGTTTCGATGACGGGACTTTCCGACATCGGCCATTATTTCGTGGCGGATCAGCAGGCCGCTGACGTTTGGAGCGATGTCGACAAGCTGTGGTGGCACTCTCCTCTGAAGTACGCCGATCAGATCAAGACTCCTACTTTGGTTATTCACTCCGACGAGGATCATCGCTGTGAGGTATCCCAGGGACTCCAGATGTTTTCGGCGCTGAAGCGTAACGGCGTGGAGAGCAAGATTTGTGTCTTCAAGGGCGAAAACCATGAACTCAGCCGCGGAGGTCGTCCCAAGTCTCGTCTGGCACGGCTCCAAGAGATTATCAAGTGGTTCAAAGAACATTTGTAA
- the cas6 gene encoding CRISPR-associated endoribonuclease Cas6, producing MHLTLQFNSRESNVLRLPAVNLHLFQALLYKLLPPEFSAFLHDEGYRVDGRPMKLFAMSWPISATRPRAREGKIEYDLPIRLVVSTPITNALDGFVGGAFKNEDLRIGNTSIVCEGVEVVPLTVTSEELHVKTLSPITCYTQMQRGDGRKYTVYFHPSSPDFSESIHNNLVKKFRAFHRAQEPHLPEGKVEIRPVGRVQEQVAKFDERSNFPIKGWEGEFVLKGPIPLLQMGIDCGLGAKNSGGWGCVRLF from the coding sequence GTGCATTTGACTCTGCAATTCAATTCGCGGGAATCGAATGTTTTAAGGCTTCCTGCCGTCAACCTGCATCTTTTTCAGGCCCTTCTGTATAAGCTGTTGCCACCGGAGTTCTCCGCATTTCTTCACGACGAGGGCTACAGGGTGGACGGGAGACCGATGAAGCTTTTCGCGATGAGCTGGCCGATTTCCGCGACGCGACCGAGAGCGCGCGAGGGAAAGATTGAGTATGACTTGCCGATACGTCTCGTCGTCTCGACCCCTATCACCAACGCGCTGGATGGATTTGTCGGCGGAGCTTTCAAGAATGAGGATCTGCGCATCGGCAATACCTCGATTGTATGCGAGGGTGTGGAGGTGGTTCCTCTCACTGTGACGTCGGAGGAGCTTCACGTGAAAACGCTTTCTCCGATAACGTGCTACACGCAGATGCAACGAGGCGATGGGAGAAAGTATACCGTTTACTTCCACCCTTCCTCACCCGACTTCTCCGAATCAATCCACAACAACCTCGTCAAAAAATTCCGCGCGTTCCACCGCGCGCAGGAACCTCATCTGCCGGAGGGCAAGGTAGAGATAAGACCAGTGGGGAGGGTTCAGGAGCAAGTGGCCAAGTTCGACGAGAGAAGCAACTTTCCCATCAAGGGCTGGGAGGGAGAATTTGTGTTGAAAGGCCCGATTCCCCTACTGCAAATGGGCATCGATTGCGGGCTGGGAGCAAAAAATAGTGGCGGCTGGGGATGTGTGAGATTATTTTAG
- the cas5b gene encoding type I-B CRISPR-associated protein Cas5b produces MSVVFDCSSDIAMFRKPYTTTSSVSFAFPPPTAVAGLIGSIVGLDNNASENASNAAYWSAFSGTSVAISIKKSVQWLRAAINFWNTKDPQKSPHIQVKHQFVFHPEYRIFVKNGIESRLREKLEKSSFVYTPYLGVAYALAEVSYVGYFEDFPISEKVISVGTVLPFCDDVQLDFAAKLTRVFKEIVPFKLSEDRAFLESKTVLYSDIGDNKLILKNRGSVNVTRSMDEFVAWFPEW; encoded by the coding sequence ATGTCCGTCGTTTTTGATTGTTCGTCGGACATTGCGATGTTCAGAAAGCCGTATACCACGACTTCCTCGGTGTCGTTCGCGTTTCCTCCTCCGACCGCTGTAGCGGGATTGATTGGAAGTATCGTCGGTCTGGACAACAATGCCTCGGAAAACGCCTCTAACGCCGCTTATTGGAGCGCTTTTTCTGGAACGAGCGTCGCGATATCCATCAAAAAATCCGTTCAATGGCTGAGGGCCGCAATCAATTTCTGGAATACGAAAGACCCTCAAAAGTCACCCCATATTCAGGTAAAACACCAATTTGTGTTTCACCCCGAATATAGGATTTTCGTAAAAAACGGCATAGAATCACGTCTACGCGAGAAACTAGAAAAAAGCTCCTTTGTCTATACTCCCTATTTAGGAGTTGCCTATGCTCTTGCCGAGGTGTCTTACGTAGGTTATTTCGAAGATTTTCCGATTTCCGAAAAAGTGATTTCCGTCGGAACGGTACTTCCGTTTTGCGATGATGTTCAATTGGATTTTGCCGCCAAGTTGACTCGAGTATTCAAAGAAATCGTGCCTTTCAAACTTAGCGAAGATAGAGCGTTTTTGGAAAGCAAAACGGTTTTGTACTCCGATATTGGCGATAACAAACTCATTCTGAAGAATCGAGGATCGGTCAATGTCACTCGAAGCATGGACGAATTTGTTGCATGGTTCCCTGAGTGGTGA
- the selA gene encoding L-seryl-tRNA(Sec) selenium transferase, with product MSGNNDEKNNDEKIDGIERKMRMIPGMDILLEKEWTIPWQNELGRDTVKRTFNEELARVRQRLLAGNDADVSPDTLMDTLMDTLMKTLESLLRVKARRHLRPVINVTGVVVHTNLGRSCLAQDAIQAMREVAQGYSNLEYDLEEGTRGNRNDHVEALLCELSNAEAALVVNNNAGAVLLCLSALAQGLEVVVSRGELVEIGGSFRIPDIIVSSGAILVETGTTNRTHLEDYTKAITEKTSLLLKIHPSNFRMEGFTAAPERKALAALAHTQGLIFMEDAGSGLLVEKQILGPVFEGETDVKNCLREGVDLVTFSGDKLLGGPQIGGIVGKKNFVDRLREHPLLRALRVDKLTLAAFEATLRLYRKGDYDRIPTLAMLRRTPESMKNQAERLAEKLRKVIGPQAEILVIAVEDAVGGGSCPALPLMGWGVTVTKHPRGNAGHLQKLLRDREIPILCGAREDALVIHMRTLHAAGEGEKEAEGEREILRAFDELNAMSNEKNKENKENSPERQNAR from the coding sequence ATGAGCGGCAATAATGATGAAAAAAATAATGACGAAAAAATTGATGGAATCGAACGAAAGATGCGCATGATCCCAGGCATGGACATTCTTCTCGAAAAAGAATGGACTATCCCATGGCAGAACGAGCTGGGGCGGGATACGGTCAAGCGAACGTTTAACGAAGAACTGGCGCGTGTCCGGCAGCGCCTTCTGGCGGGAAATGACGCGGATGTCTCGCCGGATACATTGATGGATACATTGATGGATACATTGATGAAAACCCTTGAGTCTCTTTTGAGGGTCAAGGCGCGTCGACATCTGAGGCCAGTCATTAACGTTACGGGAGTGGTGGTGCATACAAACCTGGGACGTTCTTGTCTGGCCCAGGACGCCATTCAGGCGATGCGGGAGGTCGCCCAGGGCTATAGCAATCTGGAGTACGACCTAGAGGAGGGAACACGGGGAAACCGGAATGATCACGTGGAAGCACTCCTTTGCGAACTTTCGAACGCAGAGGCTGCCCTGGTGGTTAACAATAACGCAGGGGCCGTGTTGCTCTGTCTTTCCGCCCTGGCTCAGGGGTTGGAGGTCGTTGTGTCGCGAGGCGAACTCGTGGAAATCGGCGGTTCTTTCCGCATCCCCGACATTATAGTGTCCTCCGGTGCCATCCTGGTGGAGACGGGAACCACTAACAGAACGCACTTGGAGGACTATACCAAGGCCATTACGGAAAAGACATCCCTACTGCTGAAGATTCACCCTTCTAATTTCAGAATGGAGGGTTTCACGGCGGCTCCAGAGAGAAAGGCACTGGCCGCCTTGGCTCACACACAAGGGTTGATCTTCATGGAGGACGCTGGTAGCGGGCTTCTGGTAGAGAAACAAATCCTGGGTCCGGTTTTCGAAGGGGAAACGGACGTGAAAAACTGCCTCCGAGAGGGCGTGGATTTGGTGACGTTCTCCGGAGACAAGTTACTGGGTGGCCCCCAGATCGGCGGTATCGTCGGCAAGAAAAACTTTGTGGACCGGTTGAGGGAACACCCTTTGCTACGGGCCCTTCGCGTGGACAAATTGACCTTGGCGGCCTTCGAGGCTACCCTACGCCTTTATAGAAAGGGCGACTACGACAGGATACCCACTCTGGCCATGCTGCGCCGGACTCCAGAATCCATGAAAAACCAAGCGGAGCGCCTGGCTGAGAAACTTCGCAAAGTAATTGGACCCCAAGCCGAAATTTTGGTCATAGCCGTAGAAGACGCGGTGGGAGGTGGTTCTTGCCCTGCCTTGCCTCTGATGGGTTGGGGCGTCACTGTGACGAAACACCCTAGGGGCAACGCCGGACATTTGCAAAAACTCCTGCGCGACCGAGAGATCCCCATCTTGTGCGGGGCTCGGGAGGATGCCCTGGTGATCCACATGCGGACTCTGCATGCAGCAGGAGAAGGAGAAAAAGAAGCGGAAGGAGAAAGGGAAATTTTGCGAGCCTTTGACGAGCTGAACGCGATGTCAAACGAAAAAAACAAAGAAAACAAAGAAAACTCCCCTGAAAGACAAAACGCAAGATGA
- the cas3 gene encoding CRISPR-associated helicase Cas3': MSLEAWTNLLHGSLSGDLESHQGKKLYDHLLQSALFAQDLLRHHELIELEQQMFLAACTHDLGKADPDFQKKLNGGKARVEHSAPSAYFTLSCGEELDLFSLFLCAEAVRRHHSHIENWEEIATYWFSKHKCLDNIHDEMNALLPKWPSEIEEDRWEKLLDIIDEIDPSDGQMQKIWFELRTILSLLVAGDRMDAINVERVHFEDFSKYRKQTFPQRNEMDAWRTKVTETCLQNAYEIDSSGIFTLTLPTGSGKTNIGLSVAHVIAEKLDYKTIIYALPFISIVEQNADFAKHVFGDTVVQEDHSLMLAEDEGENIQDNGDNWKRMCRLFRYWNSPVVITTMVRLWETIFNPKASATMDFHRLSRAVVILDEPQGIAPRLWHEFGKALKYIHERWHTVFILMTATQPAIINEAWRRELAPPIKFPFKRHRYQFLPGKYTVSDLPGLLREHGLLSGKSGLIVMNTKKSALDVFKLLTKELKDAKVYMLSRWMSPQHRRKTLKTIKQYQKAGELHYLVSTQVVEAGVDLDFDWVFRDFGPLDSIIQVAGRCNRSLLRGEGLVLIAEFFNKEGSGAKSFAGMVYDDVPLRFTKEILDKTSTFGDGDVQNVVADYYKKLLERLHSYKIWEKIRRGQWGEYTPLIKENNYDVPVYVDRDGTLDELIYKLKDMDKSLQNREDFKRLQNKLQQHAIEVSKKYLTAWSDKIGNFVTKGSEKMEFFGDDYCIIRPSGIGESEEHIYIYHSIAGFQPLTRVSQEDE, translated from the coding sequence ATGTCACTCGAAGCATGGACGAATTTGTTGCATGGTTCCCTGAGTGGTGATCTGGAGAGCCACCAAGGGAAAAAATTATACGATCATCTGCTTCAGTCGGCGTTATTTGCGCAAGATTTATTGCGTCATCATGAATTGATCGAACTAGAACAGCAAATGTTTCTTGCCGCCTGTACACACGACCTAGGCAAAGCTGACCCAGATTTTCAAAAAAAGCTCAATGGCGGAAAGGCGAGAGTGGAGCATTCCGCTCCCTCCGCCTATTTTACACTATCATGTGGGGAAGAACTTGATCTTTTCAGCCTCTTTCTCTGTGCCGAGGCTGTTCGCCGTCATCACTCCCATATCGAGAACTGGGAGGAGATCGCTACCTATTGGTTTTCTAAGCACAAATGTCTGGATAACATACACGACGAGATGAATGCGTTGCTACCCAAATGGCCAAGCGAGATAGAAGAAGACCGCTGGGAAAAACTTTTGGATATTATTGATGAGATCGACCCCAGTGATGGGCAAATGCAGAAAATTTGGTTCGAGTTGCGTACAATTTTGTCTCTACTCGTCGCTGGAGACAGGATGGACGCAATCAATGTCGAGCGCGTCCATTTCGAAGATTTCTCGAAATATAGAAAGCAGACTTTTCCGCAACGCAACGAAATGGACGCATGGCGCACAAAAGTTACGGAGACCTGTCTACAAAACGCATATGAGATCGACTCGTCTGGAATATTCACCCTGACGTTGCCGACGGGTTCGGGAAAGACCAACATCGGACTCAGCGTCGCTCATGTCATCGCTGAAAAATTGGACTACAAAACAATAATTTATGCTCTGCCTTTCATTAGTATTGTCGAGCAGAACGCCGACTTTGCCAAACACGTTTTCGGCGATACTGTGGTGCAAGAAGATCACAGTTTGATGCTGGCGGAAGATGAGGGCGAAAATATTCAGGACAATGGCGATAATTGGAAACGAATGTGCCGTTTGTTTAGATATTGGAACTCTCCAGTTGTCATTACAACTATGGTGCGCCTTTGGGAAACAATTTTCAACCCCAAAGCCTCGGCAACGATGGATTTTCATAGGTTAAGTAGAGCAGTTGTCATTCTGGACGAACCACAAGGAATAGCCCCGCGTCTTTGGCATGAGTTTGGAAAGGCATTGAAATATATCCACGAAAGATGGCACACGGTGTTCATTCTCATGACGGCTACTCAACCCGCAATCATAAACGAAGCCTGGCGTCGAGAACTCGCCCCACCGATAAAGTTTCCCTTTAAACGCCACAGATATCAATTTTTGCCGGGGAAATACACTGTCTCTGATCTGCCTGGCTTGTTGAGGGAACATGGGCTCCTGTCAGGTAAGTCCGGGCTTATTGTCATGAATACCAAAAAATCAGCGCTCGATGTCTTTAAGCTCCTTACGAAAGAATTGAAAGACGCTAAGGTCTATATGCTGTCTCGATGGATGTCGCCTCAGCATAGGCGTAAAACGCTCAAAACAATCAAACAATATCAGAAAGCCGGAGAACTTCATTATCTGGTGTCGACTCAGGTTGTGGAAGCAGGGGTTGACCTTGATTTTGATTGGGTTTTTAGGGATTTCGGGCCTCTCGACAGCATCATCCAAGTTGCGGGAAGGTGTAATCGCAGCTTGCTTCGTGGCGAAGGATTGGTCCTTATTGCTGAATTTTTCAACAAAGAGGGAAGCGGCGCCAAATCTTTTGCCGGTATGGTGTACGACGATGTTCCTCTGCGCTTCACCAAGGAAATTCTCGACAAAACATCCACTTTTGGAGATGGAGATGTCCAAAACGTCGTTGCTGATTATTACAAAAAACTTCTAGAGCGGCTTCATTCATATAAGATATGGGAAAAAATCAGACGCGGCCAGTGGGGAGAATACACTCCACTGATTAAGGAAAATAATTACGACGTGCCGGTCTACGTGGATAGAGATGGAACGTTAGATGAGTTGATCTATAAATTGAAAGATATGGACAAGTCTTTGCAGAATCGTGAAGATTTCAAAAGACTTCAAAACAAGTTGCAGCAACATGCTATAGAAGTCTCAAAAAAATATTTGACCGCATGGAGCGATAAAATTGGTAATTTTGTCACGAAGGGCAGTGAAAAAATGGAGTTCTTCGGCGATGATTACTGTATAATCCGCCCCTCTGGGATTGGGGAAAGCGAAGAGCATATCTATATCTATCATTCTATTGCCGGTTTTCAACCTCTCACAAGGGTTTCACAAGAGGACGAGTAG
- the cas7b gene encoding type I-B CRISPR-associated protein Cas7/Csh2 yields the protein MAFENRREILFVYSVKDANPNGDPLNSNHPRYDDDSGRILVSDVRVKRTIRDQWIREGKDVFVDGETKTLEKRVNELKAKFRVDSGKEALARCVDTRLFGVTFALGKDDKDDKEGKSKSKGEAFAWTGPVQFKWGRSLHRAEVMMIQGTAAFATKKAKKAKDEQDEQDEKKQRSFRNEYIVPFALIADYAIANQYASVTTGATDEDLDFLFDSIWRGTANLITRSKVGHQPRLLMEINYREKFDGIIGALDEKISLRGKNGEELSSDQEQCLRSCDELSIDISKLLKSIDRVDPEIKAVRLVHDSDLNIVQLNLLEQKLGERLKKEER from the coding sequence ATGGCTTTCGAGAACCGTAGAGAGATACTGTTTGTTTATAGTGTGAAGGATGCAAACCCCAACGGCGATCCGTTAAACTCAAACCATCCTAGATATGACGACGATAGCGGTCGAATTCTCGTTTCTGACGTTCGCGTTAAACGCACGATTCGCGATCAGTGGATCAGGGAAGGAAAGGATGTGTTCGTTGACGGCGAAACCAAGACATTAGAGAAGCGGGTCAATGAACTCAAAGCGAAATTTAGAGTGGATAGCGGGAAAGAGGCTCTTGCCAGGTGTGTGGATACAAGACTTTTTGGTGTCACTTTCGCCCTGGGCAAAGACGATAAAGATGACAAAGAGGGTAAGAGCAAGAGTAAAGGAGAAGCTTTCGCGTGGACAGGACCGGTCCAGTTCAAATGGGGGCGTTCGCTCCATAGGGCTGAAGTCATGATGATTCAAGGAACGGCGGCTTTTGCGACAAAAAAAGCAAAAAAAGCAAAAGATGAACAAGATGAACAAGATGAAAAAAAGCAGCGTTCTTTTCGCAACGAATACATCGTTCCCTTTGCGTTGATCGCCGATTACGCAATCGCAAACCAATACGCTTCTGTCACAACCGGAGCCACAGATGAGGACCTGGATTTTTTGTTCGATTCGATATGGCGGGGCACGGCGAATCTCATAACACGCAGCAAAGTCGGACACCAACCGCGTTTATTGATGGAAATCAACTACAGGGAAAAATTCGACGGAATCATCGGGGCATTGGACGAGAAAATTTCACTCCGTGGAAAAAATGGAGAGGAACTCTCCAGTGATCAGGAACAGTGCCTGAGGTCGTGTGACGAATTGTCGATCGATATATCGAAACTGCTGAAATCCATCGATCGTGTCGATCCAGAAATCAAGGCAGTTAGGTTGGTTCATGATTCTGATCTTAACATTGTTCAACTCAATTTGCTGGAGCAAAAACTCGGCGAAAGGCTGAAAAAGGAAGAGCGGTGA
- the yedF gene encoding sulfurtransferase-like selenium metabolism protein YedF — protein sequence MKKIDARGKQCPEPVIMTKTCVDRGEEELEVLLDNPVSATNVRRFLESKGFGVQLRDDEGQLTISARRQVEQAPSEQPDQALIETAAAAVAQASGDWPLPSRAEFAPCPSTKETFSVLITCNILGRNDQQLGEVLMKSFLGTLSQLDEPPCAVALMNEGVKLALYDSSSCDHLKNLVKKDVILLVCGTCVSHFQIAEQIGAGTISNMFEIVETLNRANKILTL from the coding sequence ATGAAGAAAATCGACGCGAGAGGTAAACAGTGCCCGGAACCAGTCATCATGACCAAGACCTGCGTGGATCGGGGCGAGGAGGAGTTGGAGGTCCTGCTGGACAACCCGGTCTCGGCCACCAACGTGCGGCGCTTTCTGGAGAGCAAGGGTTTTGGGGTTCAACTGAGAGACGATGAGGGGCAACTCACGATTTCGGCAAGGAGACAAGTAGAGCAAGCGCCATCAGAGCAACCCGACCAGGCTTTAATTGAGACTGCGGCGGCTGCGGTTGCCCAAGCCTCCGGTGACTGGCCTCTTCCGTCTCGTGCAGAGTTCGCTCCCTGTCCCTCGACGAAAGAAACCTTTTCCGTCCTCATCACCTGCAATATCCTTGGGCGCAACGATCAGCAGTTGGGAGAAGTCCTGATGAAAAGTTTTTTGGGGACTTTGTCGCAGTTGGACGAGCCGCCTTGCGCGGTGGCGCTCATGAACGAGGGAGTCAAGCTGGCCCTTTACGATTCCTCCTCCTGCGATCACTTGAAGAACTTAGTAAAGAAGGACGTGATTCTCCTCGTCTGTGGAACCTGCGTCAGTCACTTCCAGATCGCCGAGCAGATTGGAGCCGGAACAATCTCCAACATGTTTGAAATCGTCGAGACCTTGAACAGAGCGAACAAGATTCTCACACTGTAG